A part of bacterium genomic DNA contains:
- a CDS encoding phosphoenolpyruvate carboxykinase domain-containing protein, which yields MDRKWICERVDGTGEAKETPIGLLPSPGALDLAGLDISLENQQELLRVDAENWKKEVQDAEAYFSQFGCKMPKELNGELRALVRRLADVRQG from the coding sequence ATGGATCGGAAATGGATCTGTGAACGTGTTGACGGAACAGGGGAGGCGAAGGAGACCCCTATCGGATTGCTGCCGTCACCGGGGGCGTTGGATCTGGCGGGCCTTGATATCAGTCTTGAGAATCAACAGGAACTTCTCCGGGTCGATGCTGAAAACTGGAAAAAGGAAGTGCAGGATGCCGAGGCGTATTTCAGCCAGTTTGGCTGCAAGATGCCGAAAGAGTTGAATGGGGAGTTACGGGCGTTAGTGCGGAGACTTGCTGATGTCAGACAAGGTTGA
- a CDS encoding HAD family hydrolase, with amino-acid sequence MVSTGHHQAVPSHGLPAVFLDRDGTLIEDCGYLRDPGDVVFFADTFDALRSLQDHARLYIVTNQSGVGKGLLTEDEANTVNAFVVDQLRRAGIRITAVYCCPHRREDGCACIKPNPMFLERAAAEYWLDLHRSFVVGDHPHDVELADNVGASGIYVLTGHGVRHRQELPPGRTVVPGIREAAAWIFQCLELQRQEQMHPGLLDSASDRLLRAAEIQGTGPAS; translated from the coding sequence GTGGTCAGCACTGGCCATCATCAGGCAGTGCCGTCCCACGGTCTGCCCGCCGTGTTCCTTGACCGTGACGGGACATTGATTGAAGACTGCGGGTATCTCCGTGATCCGGGTGATGTTGTGTTCTTTGCGGATACGTTTGACGCTCTCAGGAGTCTGCAAGATCATGCTCGTCTATACATTGTAACGAATCAGTCAGGAGTGGGAAAAGGTCTGCTTACAGAGGACGAAGCCAATACGGTCAATGCCTTTGTTGTGGATCAACTTCGTCGGGCTGGGATCCGCATCACAGCCGTCTACTGCTGTCCGCACCGGCGTGAGGATGGGTGTGCATGCATCAAGCCCAATCCCATGTTCCTGGAGCGGGCAGCGGCTGAATATTGGCTGGATTTGCATCGTTCGTTTGTGGTTGGCGACCATCCACATGATGTCGAACTGGCTGACAATGTAGGAGCCTCCGGCATCTATGTCCTGACCGGCCATGGGGTAAGACACCGCCAGGAACTACCTCCAGGCCGAACGGTTGTCCCTGGCATACGCGAAGCGGCCGCATGGATTTTTCAATGTCTTGAATTGCAACGGCAGGAACAGATGCATCCGGGATTGCTTGATTCAGCGAGCGACAGGCTTCTAAGGGCGGCAGAAATACAAGGTACAGGCCCCGCAAGCTGA
- a CDS encoding MFS transporter, translating into MKPLFALLGAVLIQTCLGGVYAWSAFVPSLNTDYGLSSSQTQFIFGLSFASFTVAMVFAGRLLFRWGPRRVAWMGGALFSGGYLISAASGGHYLILLGGFSLVAGAGIGFGYVAALATGIQWFPKHKGMVTGMAVGGFGVGAILLSALATRWLNHGWTVFEIFRAMGWLYGAAVSLGALLLFRPPTAHAGYGASLRLRKHLVKDPVFLALAVGMFCGTFAGLLIIGNLKPIGMAGGLPPDQAVWAISSFAVGNTFGRISWGWIWDRLGYKTIPISLLFLGLSLVILLPARLENVTFSVAALMVGFGFGASFVMYAAQVASHYGMAEVGRVYPLLFLAYGLSGMIGPATGGLLYDLTNGHAAALSVSVIVILAGAYWTWRARVLIKANSRSLNRSDLTASCTEAYYPPVGHPEEANHESHEISVRK; encoded by the coding sequence ATGAAACCCCTGTTCGCCCTTCTGGGAGCCGTGCTCATTCAGACCTGCCTGGGTGGCGTCTATGCGTGGAGTGCATTCGTTCCCAGTCTTAATACGGACTACGGACTGTCATCCAGTCAGACCCAATTTATCTTTGGTTTGTCTTTTGCATCCTTCACCGTGGCCATGGTGTTTGCCGGACGATTGCTGTTCCGATGGGGACCACGCCGTGTTGCATGGATGGGCGGGGCACTGTTTTCCGGCGGGTATCTGATCTCTGCCGCCTCCGGTGGACATTATCTTATTCTGTTGGGCGGATTTAGTCTGGTCGCTGGCGCGGGCATTGGCTTCGGCTATGTTGCGGCTCTCGCAACAGGGATCCAGTGGTTTCCCAAACACAAGGGAATGGTGACCGGTATGGCTGTCGGTGGATTTGGTGTAGGGGCCATATTGCTCTCAGCACTGGCAACGAGGTGGTTGAATCATGGATGGACTGTATTTGAGATATTTCGAGCCATGGGCTGGTTGTACGGCGCGGCGGTGTCTTTGGGCGCCCTTCTTTTATTTCGTCCTCCGACCGCTCATGCGGGTTATGGCGCCAGTCTCAGGCTCCGAAAGCATTTGGTGAAAGATCCTGTTTTCCTTGCCCTTGCCGTAGGAATGTTCTGTGGCACATTTGCCGGCCTGCTAATTATCGGCAATCTCAAGCCCATCGGGATGGCAGGCGGGTTACCCCCTGACCAAGCTGTGTGGGCTATCAGTTCTTTTGCGGTGGGCAACACTTTCGGCCGTATTTCCTGGGGCTGGATTTGGGATCGCCTGGGCTACAAGACCATCCCGATCTCACTGTTGTTTCTCGGCTTGTCTCTGGTCATATTGCTGCCAGCGCGGCTGGAGAATGTGACGTTCTCAGTCGCGGCACTTATGGTAGGCTTTGGCTTCGGAGCTTCTTTTGTGATGTACGCGGCGCAAGTCGCTTCGCACTACGGGATGGCCGAAGTGGGGCGGGTATATCCGTTGTTGTTCCTGGCCTATGGGCTGTCGGGAATGATCGGACCTGCGACTGGCGGATTATTATATGATCTTACGAACGGCCATGCCGCGGCGCTTTCAGTCAGTGTCATCGTGATATTAGCTGGCGCTTACTGGACATGGCGGGCCAGAGTCCTAATTAAAGCCAATAGCCGCTCATTGAATCGGAGCGACTTGACTGCGTCATGCACCGAGGCCTATTATCCACCCGTAGGTCACCCGGAAGAGGCTAACCATGAATCACATGAAATCAGTGTGCGTAAATAA
- a CDS encoding DUF2294 domain-containing protein, with amino-acid sequence MNHMKSVCVNKTKGQLEAEISEALIKFEREYMGRGPEDARTFIIDDLIVVRLHGVLTPAEKQLAKSERESHGRTLIKQVRMELLEKARPLLEVIIRDITGHSVRSMHTDISTITGERIIVFSLTGSFSPPS; translated from the coding sequence ATGAATCACATGAAATCAGTGTGCGTAAATAAGACAAAAGGGCAGCTTGAAGCCGAAATTAGTGAAGCCCTCATAAAGTTTGAGCGCGAGTATATGGGCAGGGGGCCGGAGGATGCTCGAACCTTTATTATTGATGATCTTATTGTCGTGCGGTTACATGGCGTACTCACCCCGGCTGAAAAACAACTTGCCAAAAGTGAGCGAGAATCGCATGGGCGCACATTAATCAAGCAAGTTCGCATGGAATTATTGGAGAAAGCCCGGCCGCTTCTTGAAGTCATCATCCGTGACATCACGGGGCATAGCGTTCGCAGCATGCATACTGATATCAGTACAATTACTGGAGAGCGGATAATTGTATTCTCCCTTACAGGCTCATTTTCTCCCCCGTCTTGA
- a CDS encoding heavy metal translocating P-type ATPase, producing MIQKKYRIRGMDCVEEVNALKATVGKLPGIDSLDFNLIDGVMTVHQAEAQGDEESIRIAVRQAGLEAQAVDENNRSGAGAGEEGWWRRHGRSVMCGASGALVAAGFLAHLLLHGDLLHVLTGGAGMEHHEYPLSVICLYSAAVLMGGWFFVPKSWHALRRFRADMNLLMTIAVSGAMVIGQWFEAATVSFLFSFSLLLESWSVGHARRAIRSLVNLTPSLARYICPHDGDIIEKPVEDVPPGSTVLVRPGERIPLDGILTKGRTAVNQAPITGESMPVSKEVGDEVFAGSINEEGAIEFRATKPATDTTLARIIRMVEQAQARRAPVEQWVETFARYYTPAMIAMAFLVAIVPPLFGGEWGRWFYEALVMLVIACPCALVISTPVSIVAALTAAAKAGVLIKGGAFLEAVGRVKVFALDKTGTLTQGRPEVQAIVPWSGHTQNELLARVAALEMHSDHPLAQAVLRKARLEKVEPLVAQDYRVLKGRGAEAMIEGHLFWVGSHRLLHEKGVEESEMHDQAQRMEDAGHSIIVVGSDQHVCGLISVADSIRPEAPEVIRQLKAAGVQHVIMLTGDNRGTAEAVSRLAGVDEVRAELLPEDKMRAIQEIEQSQGPVAMVGDGINDAPALAAATVGIAMGAAGSDAAIETADIALMSDDLTRLPWLVQHARRSLRIIRQNIVFALGLKAAFMVLALLQVATLWMAIAADMGASLIVIVNALRLLRDE from the coding sequence ATGATCCAGAAGAAATATAGAATTCGGGGAATGGATTGTGTGGAAGAAGTCAATGCGCTGAAGGCGACGGTTGGCAAACTCCCGGGAATTGACTCGCTTGACTTCAATCTCATCGACGGCGTGATGACGGTGCACCAGGCTGAGGCCCAAGGGGATGAGGAGTCCATCCGCATCGCGGTGCGGCAGGCCGGTTTGGAGGCGCAAGCCGTAGACGAAAACAATCGGTCCGGGGCTGGGGCAGGCGAAGAAGGCTGGTGGCGGCGACATGGCCGGTCAGTTATGTGCGGGGCTTCAGGCGCTTTAGTGGCGGCCGGTTTTCTGGCGCATTTGTTACTGCACGGGGATCTCCTGCATGTGTTGACAGGCGGGGCGGGAATGGAGCATCACGAATACCCGCTGTCAGTCATCTGTTTATACTCCGCAGCCGTGTTGATGGGCGGATGGTTCTTTGTCCCGAAGTCATGGCATGCCTTACGTCGGTTCCGGGCGGACATGAACTTGTTGATGACGATTGCCGTGAGCGGGGCGATGGTAATTGGCCAATGGTTTGAGGCCGCCACCGTTTCGTTTCTGTTCTCCTTTTCCCTGCTCCTGGAATCGTGGAGCGTGGGCCATGCCCGCCGGGCGATCCGCAGTCTCGTGAACCTGACCCCCTCGCTGGCACGTTACATCTGTCCCCATGACGGAGACATTATTGAAAAACCGGTTGAGGACGTCCCGCCCGGATCAACGGTCCTGGTGCGGCCCGGTGAACGGATCCCGCTGGACGGGATCCTCACCAAAGGCCGAACGGCGGTCAACCAGGCGCCGATTACCGGTGAATCGATGCCCGTTTCCAAAGAGGTAGGGGATGAGGTTTTTGCAGGGTCCATCAACGAAGAGGGGGCCATTGAGTTTAGAGCCACCAAGCCTGCGACCGATACCACACTGGCGCGAATCATTCGCATGGTGGAGCAGGCGCAAGCCCGCCGTGCACCCGTGGAGCAATGGGTGGAGACGTTTGCGCGTTACTATACCCCCGCCATGATCGCCATGGCGTTCCTGGTCGCCATCGTACCCCCCTTGTTTGGTGGAGAGTGGGGACGTTGGTTCTACGAAGCGCTCGTGATGCTGGTGATTGCCTGCCCTTGCGCTCTGGTGATTTCGACACCCGTGAGTATTGTGGCGGCCCTTACGGCGGCCGCCAAGGCGGGTGTATTGATCAAGGGCGGCGCCTTTTTGGAGGCCGTAGGGCGCGTGAAGGTTTTCGCCCTGGATAAAACCGGCACCCTGACCCAGGGGCGACCCGAAGTGCAGGCGATTGTTCCCTGGAGCGGCCACACACAGAACGAGCTGCTTGCCCGGGTGGCGGCGCTTGAAATGCACAGCGACCATCCACTGGCGCAGGCGGTATTGCGAAAGGCCCGGCTGGAAAAAGTGGAGCCATTGGTGGCTCAAGATTATCGTGTGCTTAAAGGGCGGGGCGCCGAGGCGATGATCGAAGGCCATCTGTTCTGGGTGGGAAGCCACCGGCTTTTGCACGAGAAGGGCGTGGAAGAGTCCGAGATGCACGACCAGGCGCAACGCATGGAAGATGCCGGACATTCCATTATTGTGGTGGGCAGTGATCAGCATGTATGCGGCCTGATCAGCGTCGCGGATTCCATCCGACCCGAAGCGCCGGAAGTGATCCGACAGCTGAAAGCAGCGGGCGTGCAACATGTGATCATGCTTACTGGGGACAACCGGGGAACGGCGGAGGCTGTGAGTCGGCTGGCGGGGGTGGATGAAGTCCGGGCCGAACTTCTGCCTGAAGACAAGATGCGGGCCATTCAGGAAATCGAGCAGAGCCAAGGACCCGTGGCCATGGTGGGCGATGGCATCAACGATGCCCCGGCGCTGGCGGCGGCGACCGTCGGGATCGCCATGGGGGCGGCGGGATCCGATGCCGCCATCGAGACGGCGGATATCGCCCTGATGTCTGATGACCTGACGCGCCTGCCATGGCTGGTGCAACACGCCCGACGTTCCCTGCGAATCATACGACAGAACATTGTCTTCGCCCTGGGCCTCAAGGCCGCCTTTATGGTGCTAGCCCTGCTGCAAGTGGCAACGTTATGGATGGCGATTGCCGCCGACATGGGCGCCTCGTTAATCGTGATAGTTAATGCCTTGCGCTTGTTGCGTGATGAGTAA
- a CDS encoding rhodanese-like domain-containing protein: MQYSSLVGCLGMGILLAATSAESASVPGDAEAATHGDEAASVQLVKETEQKAADFVFRQYNLGVLSHYSYLIGSGGEAMIVDPARDIGRYLREAQELGLKITKVYLTHSHADFVAGHLELAKATGAEIFMNEATKAGYKHTPVKDGDAITFGNVRGVIVTTPGHTPDGTCLYVYYPATGRNPELVLTGDTLFIGSVGRPDLMGDDMSAAELAEMGYYSWKDKLSKLPDDTRFFPAHGAGSLCGAHLSDKPVSTIGEQRRVNAYLQHKDLHSYIMAVIDGLPDAPQYFGHNAKMNHDGPPLVDWEKTLPPALPAAEVAARAQKGAWLIDVRDTKPFAAGHPVDAINIGIRGRFETWTGIMIPWGEPFILVGSEGEVQEAAFRLKRIGYDVPAGFLQGGLDAWKKANLPVRSLTLLKPRELYQQIKDGIAPVIVDVRLPSEWMGLRIGNVLNMPLNKLFIDGKRLSKDLPVLTVCNSAYRSSLGAAVLEKMGFKTILNMEGGSEAWIEEGLPTLEASAAAVPIVRPATAVHTVPRLPDRISASELKRLQMDLPGTFEVADIRPPAQYADFNLSGSLNVDIAEVMANPSYLNGTMPLVIVDRDGSLAMAVGGILSQKTGRPIKVLYGGLEAYWNESAPPLPQTVPEPGAAVKPGAPVPVPAMPAAPAPAAPATPKKKSAGC; the protein is encoded by the coding sequence ATGCAGTATTCCAGTCTGGTCGGATGTCTAGGGATGGGGATTTTGCTCGCGGCCACTTCGGCCGAATCGGCAAGCGTACCCGGTGATGCGGAGGCGGCAACACACGGCGACGAGGCGGCCAGTGTTCAACTCGTCAAAGAGACGGAACAAAAGGCGGCTGACTTCGTGTTCAGGCAGTACAACCTGGGGGTTCTTTCACACTATTCCTATTTGATCGGAAGCGGCGGGGAAGCCATGATCGTCGATCCCGCCCGCGACATTGGCCGCTATTTGCGGGAGGCGCAGGAATTGGGCCTCAAGATCACGAAGGTCTACCTGACCCATTCGCATGCCGATTTCGTGGCGGGCCACCTGGAACTCGCGAAGGCTACCGGTGCCGAAATTTTTATGAATGAGGCCACCAAGGCCGGCTACAAACACACGCCGGTCAAGGACGGGGATGCTATAACCTTTGGCAATGTCCGTGGAGTCATTGTGACCACTCCGGGGCATACTCCAGATGGCACATGTCTCTACGTGTATTATCCGGCGACGGGGCGTAATCCAGAATTGGTCCTTACGGGTGACACCCTGTTCATCGGCAGTGTAGGGCGCCCGGATCTGATGGGTGATGATATGAGCGCCGCTGAACTGGCGGAGATGGGTTATTATTCGTGGAAGGACAAACTGTCCAAACTGCCCGATGACACACGGTTTTTCCCCGCCCACGGGGCGGGTTCGCTCTGTGGCGCACACTTGAGCGACAAGCCTGTCTCCACGATTGGCGAACAACGCAGGGTGAATGCCTATTTGCAGCATAAGGATTTACACTCCTACATCATGGCCGTAATCGACGGGCTTCCTGATGCTCCCCAGTACTTCGGGCATAATGCCAAAATGAATCACGATGGCCCGCCGCTCGTGGATTGGGAGAAGACCCTGCCGCCAGCTCTGCCCGCCGCCGAGGTTGCTGCCCGGGCGCAGAAGGGGGCCTGGCTCATAGATGTGCGTGACACGAAACCATTTGCCGCCGGTCACCCGGTCGATGCGATCAACATTGGCATTCGGGGCCGTTTTGAAACGTGGACGGGCATCATGATTCCCTGGGGTGAACCCTTTATACTGGTGGGTTCGGAGGGCGAGGTTCAAGAAGCAGCTTTCCGTTTGAAACGCATTGGGTACGACGTGCCCGCCGGCTTTTTGCAAGGTGGGCTGGACGCGTGGAAAAAGGCCAACCTGCCAGTGAGATCCCTTACGCTGTTAAAGCCCAGGGAACTCTATCAGCAGATAAAGGATGGCATCGCCCCGGTCATCGTGGACGTTCGTCTCCCGAGCGAATGGATGGGATTGCGCATTGGTAATGTGCTGAATATGCCGCTGAATAAATTGTTTATCGATGGCAAGCGCCTGTCCAAAGACCTGCCCGTCCTGACCGTGTGTAACTCGGCCTATCGCTCAAGTTTGGGAGCGGCTGTGCTTGAGAAGATGGGATTCAAGACCATTCTTAACATGGAGGGGGGGAGCGAAGCCTGGATTGAAGAAGGGCTTCCCACTCTGGAGGCTTCGGCCGCGGCAGTTCCCATTGTCCGCCCGGCTACGGCAGTCCATACCGTTCCAAGACTGCCGGACCGCATCTCGGCATCGGAATTAAAACGTCTGCAGATGGATCTTCCCGGTACTTTCGAGGTCGCAGACATACGCCCGCCCGCTCAGTATGCGGACTTCAACTTGTCAGGTTCACTCAATGTGGACATTGCTGAGGTGATGGCTAATCCGTCTTACCTCAACGGCACGATGCCGCTGGTCATCGTGGACCGCGACGGCTCGTTGGCGATGGCAGTCGGCGGCATTCTTTCGCAGAAGACCGGGCGGCCCATCAAGGTGCTTTATGGTGGACTGGAGGCCTACTGGAATGAATCGGCCCCGCCTCTTCCTCAGACCGTTCCGGAACCGGGTGCCGCTGTTAAACCGGGCGCCCCTGTACCGGTCCCTGCGATGCCCGCCGCACCGGCGCCAGCGGCTCCTGCAACACCAAAGAAAAAAAGTGCGGGGTGCTGA
- a CDS encoding YeeE/YedE thiosulfate transporter family protein, with protein MTTETNHSHGGSKPYTNPYLAGVLLGLVLLASFVILGTGLGASSGIARIGASLSMCVSAPHTLGSEYFGKWGANPMNYYLVFMFVGTFIGALFSALLANRARIRVERGAASSIRRRLVCAVMGGVIVGFASRLAQGCTSGQALSGGALLLTGSLVFLVCLFVSGYATAWFVRRQWND; from the coding sequence ATGACAACAGAAACCAACCACTCGCATGGCGGCTCCAAGCCCTACACGAATCCCTATCTTGCCGGGGTACTGCTCGGGCTGGTCCTGCTGGCCTCATTTGTGATCCTTGGGACCGGGCTGGGGGCATCGAGCGGCATTGCGCGCATCGGGGCTTCGCTCTCGATGTGCGTTTCGGCGCCGCACACGCTGGGCAGCGAATACTTCGGGAAGTGGGGCGCAAACCCGATGAATTACTATCTGGTTTTCATGTTTGTGGGAACCTTCATCGGTGCGTTGTTTTCGGCCCTTCTGGCGAATCGCGCCCGCATTCGGGTTGAGCGGGGTGCCGCGTCATCGATTAGACGCCGACTTGTCTGTGCCGTCATGGGCGGGGTGATTGTCGGGTTTGCGAGCCGTCTGGCCCAGGGGTGTACTTCCGGGCAGGCCCTGAGCGGAGGCGCGCTGCTTCTCACCGGAAGTCTTGTGTTTCTGGTGTGTCTATTTGTCAGCGGCTATGCCACAGCCTGGTTTGTCAGGAGACAATGGAATGATTAA
- a CDS encoding rhodanese-like domain-containing protein, producing MINTLYSLDSLGTPAAFFLALVIGCGFGFALERAGFSSSRRLAGVFYFTDMAVVKVMFTALITAMLGLSYLMAFGWMQLDEVFLMPTIYGAQIVGGLLFGVGFVMGGWCPGTAAAGLAAGRVDALVFLLGAIGGSVMFNEAFPLIRPLYMLGDQGAQLVYETVGMSRNGFILTFTVVGVAAFWLSEWAEKKRNGRASYLGSPFLKAFSLALVTLALGLFVLTPATTRASAKTAETVAATAGDEKALMTRVEQARDHIEPEELADRLMAGEPDLMVVDVRPATDFNIFHIRGALNVPLAQLSKGLQPYKNKGQIVLYSNGMTHPAQARDSLQRQGFDNVYMLTDGLQGFRDRCLRPVSLRTEPLTAGAAARVNAWRTFFGASVMPPKAASNQAIVAMPRAIETDWLESRLGAPGLKVIDLRPQPEYNTAHIPGALSLHVESLRGNIGGVPSMLLPAPMIAAQFSLMGVQSSDTVVLLSGDKLYDLTLVGMAFERLGHKSYAVMNGGYAKWEQEGRPVNAALPAVTETKYPVKMDADDFTVDFRTVAASLGKPGTVIIDVRPADFYTGKKSDEARGGHIPGSINRPFTEDVITTSNKVVTFKPTEALATAYSRIIPSKNMEVIVHCRTGHQASQTFFILKHVLGYTNVHWYDAGWTEWAARSELPVINEAQADGVFPLR from the coding sequence ATGATTAACACCCTTTACAGTCTTGATAGTCTTGGAACACCCGCCGCCTTCTTTCTGGCGCTTGTGATTGGGTGCGGGTTTGGTTTTGCGCTGGAGCGGGCCGGCTTCAGTAGCTCGCGCCGTTTGGCGGGCGTCTTCTATTTCACCGATATGGCGGTTGTGAAAGTGATGTTCACCGCGCTTATTACCGCGATGCTGGGGTTATCGTACCTGATGGCTTTCGGGTGGATGCAGTTGGATGAGGTCTTCCTGATGCCGACCATCTACGGTGCCCAAATCGTAGGCGGCCTGTTATTCGGCGTTGGATTTGTCATGGGCGGCTGGTGCCCCGGCACGGCGGCAGCGGGTCTGGCGGCAGGGCGGGTTGATGCGCTTGTGTTCCTGTTGGGTGCTATCGGGGGCAGCGTGATGTTCAATGAGGCTTTCCCGCTCATCCGCCCGCTTTACATGTTAGGGGATCAGGGAGCACAGCTGGTTTACGAAACCGTGGGCATGTCGCGCAACGGGTTCATCCTGACGTTCACGGTGGTGGGCGTGGCGGCATTCTGGTTGTCGGAATGGGCCGAAAAGAAGCGCAACGGGCGTGCCTCATATCTGGGGTCTCCGTTTCTGAAGGCATTCAGTCTGGCGCTGGTGACGCTGGCACTCGGCTTGTTTGTTTTGACGCCTGCCACCACCCGGGCATCCGCGAAGACTGCGGAGACTGTCGCCGCAACGGCGGGAGATGAGAAGGCCTTGATGACGAGGGTGGAGCAGGCACGGGATCATATAGAGCCTGAAGAACTCGCCGATCGACTGATGGCTGGTGAACCGGATCTCATGGTCGTGGACGTGCGTCCCGCTACGGACTTCAATATCTTTCACATCCGTGGAGCCCTCAATGTGCCCCTTGCTCAGCTGTCAAAGGGGCTTCAGCCGTACAAGAACAAAGGACAGATTGTGCTCTATTCGAATGGGATGACCCATCCTGCCCAGGCTCGTGACTCGCTTCAGCGTCAGGGCTTCGACAACGTCTATATGCTGACGGATGGCTTGCAGGGATTCCGGGACCGCTGCCTTAGGCCCGTCTCGTTGCGGACGGAGCCGTTGACGGCGGGCGCAGCTGCCCGGGTCAATGCCTGGCGCACTTTCTTCGGCGCTTCCGTTATGCCCCCCAAAGCCGCCTCCAATCAGGCAATCGTCGCAATGCCCCGGGCCATCGAGACAGACTGGCTTGAGTCCCGGCTTGGTGCGCCTGGACTCAAGGTGATTGACCTGCGACCTCAGCCGGAATACAACACCGCGCATATTCCAGGTGCGCTCAGCCTCCATGTTGAGAGCCTCCGCGGTAATATTGGAGGAGTGCCGTCCATGCTTCTCCCGGCGCCGATGATCGCGGCCCAGTTTTCTCTCATGGGAGTACAGTCCTCGGATACCGTTGTTCTTTTGTCAGGGGACAAGTTGTATGACCTTACCTTGGTTGGCATGGCGTTCGAACGACTGGGACACAAGAGCTATGCTGTCATGAATGGCGGGTACGCCAAGTGGGAGCAGGAAGGCCGCCCTGTAAATGCCGCGTTGCCAGCCGTAACTGAAACGAAATACCCGGTGAAAATGGATGCTGATGACTTTACCGTTGATTTTCGGACTGTAGCGGCCTCACTCGGCAAGCCCGGCACCGTGATCATTGACGTGCGGCCAGCTGACTTTTATACAGGAAAAAAGTCTGATGAAGCCCGGGGTGGCCATATTCCAGGATCGATTAATCGACCATTTACAGAAGATGTCATAACCACCTCCAACAAGGTTGTTACATTCAAGCCAACCGAGGCCTTGGCGACCGCCTACAGTCGGATTATTCCTTCCAAAAATATGGAAGTCATTGTGCATTGTCGAACGGGGCACCAGGCCAGCCAGACCTTTTTCATACTCAAGCATGTGTTGGGCTATACCAACGTCCATTGGTACGATGCCGGTTGGACCGAATGGGCGGCCCGATCAGAACTTCCGGTCATCAACGAAGCGCAGGCCGATGGCGTGTTCCCTCTGCGGTAG